One Cervus canadensis isolate Bull #8, Minnesota chromosome 1, ASM1932006v1, whole genome shotgun sequence genomic window carries:
- the PSMC5 gene encoding 26S proteasome regulatory subunit 8 isoform X1, with amino-acid sequence MALDGPEQMELEEGKAGSGLRQYYLSKIEELQLIVNDKSQNLRRLQAQRNELNAKVRLLREELQLLQEQGSYVGEVVRAMDKKKVLVKVHPEGKFVVDVDKNIDINDVTPNCRVALRNDSYTLHKILPNKVDPLVSLMMVEKVPDSTYEMIGGLDKQIKEIKEVIELPVKHPELFEALGIAQPKGVLLYGPPGTGKTLLARAVAHHTDCTFIRVSGSELVQKFIGEGARMVRELFVMAREHAPSIIFMDEIDSIGSSRLEGGSGGDSEVQRTMLELLNQLDGFEATKNIKVIMATNRIDILDSALLRPGRIDRKIEFPPPNEEARLDILKIHSRKMNLTRGINLRKIAELMPGASGAEVKGVCTEAGMYALRERRVHVTQEDFEMAVAKVMQKDSEKNMSIKKLWK; translated from the exons ATGGCGCTTGACGGACCAGAGCAG ATGGAGCTGGAAGAGGGGAAGGCAGGCAGTGGACTCCGCCAATATTATCTGTCCAAGATTGAAGAACTCCAG CTGATTGTGAATGATAAGAGCCAAAATCTCCGGAGGCTACAGGCACAGAGGAATGAGCTTAATGCAAAAG TTCGCCTGCTGCGGGAGGAGCTACAGCTGCTGCAGGAACAGGGCTCCTACGTGGGGGAAGTAGTCCGGGCCATGGATAAGAAGAAAGTGCTAGTCAAG GTACATCCTGAGGGCAAGTTTGTCGTCGACGTGGACAAGAACATCGACATCAATGAC GTGACACCCAATTGCCGGGTGGCCCTCAGAAATGATAGCTACACTCTGCACAAGATCCTGCCCAACAAGGTGGACCCGCTGGTGTCGCTGATGATGGTGGAGAAGGTCCCAGACTCAACTTACGAGATGATTGGTGGACTGGACAAGCAGATCAAGGAGATCAAAGAAGTGATTGAGCTGCCTGTGAAGCACCCCGAGCTGTTTGAAGCGCTGGGCATCGCGCAGCCCAAG GGGGTACTGCTGTATGGACCCCCAGGCACGGGGAAGACGCTGCTGGCCCGGGCCGTGGCGCATCATACAGACTGCACCTTCATTCGTGTCTCTGGCTCTGAATTGGTACAGAAATTCATCGGGGAAG GGGCGCGGATGGTGAGGGAGCTGTTTGTCATGGCCCGAGAACACGCTCCGTCTATCATCTTCATGGATGAAATTGACTCCATTGGCTCCTCGAGGCTGGAGGGGGGCTCTGGAGGGGACAGTGAAGTCCAGCGCACTATGCTGGAGCTGCTCAACCAGCTGGATGGCTTTGAGGCCACCAAGAATATCAAG GTTATCATGGCAACTAATAGGATTGACATCCTAGACTCGGCGCTGCTCCGCCCAGGGCGCATAGACAGAAAAATTGAATTCCCACCCCCCAACGAGGAG GCCCGGCTGGACATTTTGAAGATCCATTCTCGGAAAATGAACCTGACCCGGGGGATCAACCTGAGAAAAATTGCTGAGCTCATGCCAGGAGCGTCAGGGGCTGAAGTGAAG GGCGTGTGTACCGAGGCTGGCATGTATGCGCTGCGGGAGCGTCGAGTCCACGTCACGCAGGAGGACTTTGAGATGGCAGTAGCTAAG GTCATGCAAAAGGACAGTGAGAAAAACATGTCCATCAAGAAACTATGGAAGTGA
- the LOC122439655 gene encoding intercellular adhesion molecule 5 isoform X1 yields MEMLLFGVWALLALIPDPGAAEERFEVSVWPDQALVKYGQSLMVNCSTSCPDPGPGGIETLLKKTQVGNGPQWKEFLLEDVTQNSILQCFFSCAGIQKDINLGITVYQPPEQVIVELQPAWVAVDEAFTVTCHVPSVTPLENLTLILLQDNQELHRKNFRSLAMASQRAEVTINVKAQREDDRCNFSCHAELDLNSHGGGLFHSNSALQVLRIFEFSQSPKIWVSSLLEVGMAETVSCEVARVFPAEEVMIHMFLGDQELSPFLFWEGDTIWANATVRAMEIGDQELSCLTSLGPMEQRTSQPVHVYSFPPPILEIEEMNPLAGTEINVTCSGHILTSPSPTLRLQGAPDLPAPGEPAWLSLTTSEEDDGRNLSCEASLEVQGQQLSKTTVIQLHVLYKPRFEESGCPGNQTWLEGMEQMLACVPKGNPTPVLMCTWNGTVFDLEVPQKATQNHSRTYCCTATNQLGSVSKDVAVLVEGLDEGVSSTILVIIIVALGAGVMVITVALYLNYRSCKKERRKLPYRQKEKNKEEESQFAVQQAGKHNKHNC; encoded by the exons ATGGAAATGCTACTGTTTGGTGTCTGGGCCCTGTTGGCCTTGATCCCTGACCCAG GAGCTGCAGAAGAGCGATTTGAGGTTTCTGTTTGGCCAGATCAGGCCCTTGTAAAGTACGGACAGTCCCTTATGGTCAACTGCAGCACTAGCTGTCCAGACCCAGGACCCGGTGGAATTGAAACCTTATTAAAGAAAACCCAGGTGGGCAACGGGCCTCAGTGGAAGGAGTTTCTGCTGGAAGATGTCACACAGAATTCCATCCTGCAGTGCTTCTTCTCTTGTGCAGGGATCCAAAAGGATATAAACCTTGGCATCACTGTGTACC AGCCACCAGAGCAGGTGATCGTGGAGCTGCAGCCTGCGTGGGTGGCCGTGGATGAAGCTTTCACAGTGACATGTCATGTGCCCAGTGTCACACCCCTGGAGAACCTCACCCTTATCCTTCTCCAGGATAACCAAGAACTACACCGGAAGAATTTTAGGAGCTTAGCTATGGCTTCCCAGAGAGCTGAGGTCACCATCAACGTCAAAGCCCAAAGAGAGGATGACAGGTGCAATTTCTCCTGCCATGCAGAACTGGACCTGAATTCACATGGTGGGGGGCTCTTTCACAGCAACTCAGCCCTCCAGGTACTCCGAATCTTTG AATTTTCTCAGAGCCCCAAAATCTGGGTCTCTTCACTTCTGGAGGTTGGGATGGCAGAAACGGTGAGCTGCGAGGTGGCTAGGGTGTTCCCAGCTGAAGAAGTGATGATCCACATGTTCCTGGGAGACCAGGAGCTTAGCCCCTTTCTCTTCTGGGAAGGAGACACAATATGGGCCAATGCCACCGTTCGGGCCATGGAGATTGGTGATCAGGAGTTGTCTTGCCTTACATCTCTGGGTCCAATGGAACAGAGAACAAGTCAGCCAGTGCATGTCTATA GCTTCCCTCCACCAATCCTGGAGATAGAAGAAATGAACCCATTGGCAGGGACAGAAATTAACGTGACCTGCTCGGGGCATATTTTAACATCCCCCAGCCCTACTCTGCGGCTTCAGGGAGCCCCAGATCTTCCTGCGCCTGGGGAGCCTGCCTGGCTTTCACTTACCACCAGTGAGGAAGATGATGGCCGGAATTTATCCTGTGAGGCCTCTTTGGAGGTTCAGGGTCAGCAGTTGAGCAAAACCACTGTGATCCAACTCCATGTCTTGT ACAAGCCACGCTTTGAGGAATCTGGTTGCCCTGGCAACCAGACCTGGCTGGAAGGGATGGAGCAGATGCTTGCCTGTGTCCCAAAGGGAAACCCTACACCGGTCTTGATGTGTACCTGGAACGGCACAGTCTTTGACCTTGAAGTGCCACAGAAGGCAACCCAGAACCACTCTAGAACCTACTGCTGCACAGCCACCAACCAGCTGGGCTCTGTCAGCAAAGACGTTGCGGTCCTTGTTGAAG GACTGGATGAAGGAGTCAGTTCCACCATCTTGGTGATTATTATTGTCGCCCTTGGAGCGGGCGTGATGGTGATCACCGTAGCACTGTATCTAAACTATC
- the SMARCD2 gene encoding SWI/SNF-related matrix-associated actin-dependent regulator of chromatin subfamily D member 2 isoform X2, whose protein sequence is MSPGSRMPMAGLQVGPPAGSPFGTAAPLRPGMPPTMMDPFRKRLLVPQAQPPMPAQRRGLKRRKMADKVLPQRIRELVPESQAYMDLLAFERKLDQTIARKRMEIQEAIKKPLTQKRKLRIYISNTFSPSKAEGDSAGTTGTPGGTPAGDKVASWELRVEGKLLDDPSKQKRKFSSFFKSLVIELDKELYGPDNHLVEWHRMPTTQETDGFQVKRPGDLNVKCTLLLMLDHQPPQYKLDPRLARLLGVHTQTRAAIMQALWLYIKHNQLQDGHEREYINCNRYFRQIFSCGRLRFSEIPMKLAGLLQHPDPIVINHVISVDPNDQKKTACYDIDVEVDDPLKAQMSNFLASTTNQQEIASLDVKIHETIESINQLKTQRDFMLSFSTDPQDFIQEWLRSQRRDLKIITDVIGNPEEERRAAFYHQPWAQEAVGRHIFAKVQQRRQELEQVLGIRLT, encoded by the exons ATGTCCCCAGGGAGCCGGATGCCCATGGCTGGCTTGCAGGTGGGACCCCCTGCCGGCTCCCCCTTTGGCACAGCTGCTCCACTTCGACCTGGCATGCCACCCACCATGATGGACCCATTCCGAAAACGCCTGCTTGTGCCTCAGGCCCAGCCCCCGATGCCTGCCCAGCGCCGGGG GTTAAAGAGGAGGAAGATGGCAGATAAAGTTCTACCTCAGCGA atTCGGGAGCTTGTCCCAGAGTCTCAGGCGTACATGGACCTCTTGGCTTTTGAACGGAAGCTGGACCAGACCATTGCTCGAAAGCGGATGGAGATCCAGGAGGCCATCAAAAAGCCTCTGACG CAAAAACGAAAGCTGCGGATCTATATTTCGAATACATTCAGTCCCAGCAAGGCAGAAGGTGACAGTGCAGGAACCACAGGGACCCCCGGAGGAACCCCCGCAGGGGACAAGGTGGCTTCCTGGGAACTCCGAGTAGAGGGAAAACTGCTGGACGAC CCtagcaaacagaagaggaagttttcttccttctttaagaGCCTCGTCATTGAGCTGGACAAGGAACTGTACGGGCCTGACAACCACCTGGTGGAG tGGCACCGGATGCCCACCACCCAGGAGACAGACGGCTTCCAGGTGAAACGGCCCGGAGACCTGAACGTCAAGTGCACCCTCCTGCTCATGCTGGATCATCAG CCCCCCCAGTACAAGCTGGACCCCCGCCTGGCGAGGCTGCTGGGGGTGCACACTCAGACGAGGGCCGCCATCATGCAGGCCCTGTGGCTGTACATCAAACACAACCAGCTGCAGGACGGCCACGAGCGCGAGTACATCAACTGCAACCGCTACTTCCGCCAG ATCTTCAGCTGCGGCCGACTCCGTTTCTCTGAGATTCCCATGAAGCTGGCGGGGTTGCTGCAGCATCCAGACCCCATTGTCATCAACCACGTCATCAG CGTGGACCCAAACGACCAGAAGAAGACAGCCTGTTACGACATTGACGTGGAGGTGGATGACCCACTCAAGGCCCAGATGAGCAATTTTCTGGCCTCTACCACCAATCAGCAGGAGATCGCCTCCCTTGATGTCAAG ATCCACGAGACCATCGAGTCCATCAACCAgctgaagacccagagggatttcATGCTCAGTTTTAGCACTGACCCCCAGGACTTCATCCAGGAGTGGCTCCGTTCCCAGCGCCGGGACCTCAAG ATCATCACTGATGTGATTGGGAACCCGGAGGAGGAGAGGCGAGCAGCTTTCTACCACCAGCCCTGGGCCCAGGAAGCAGTGGGGAGGCACATCTTTGCCAAG GTGCAGCAGCGAAGGCAGGAACTGGAACAGGTGCTGGGAATCCGCCTGACCTAA
- the LOC122439655 gene encoding intercellular adhesion molecule 5 isoform X2, whose product MVNCSTSCPDPGPGGIETLLKKTQVGNGPQWKEFLLEDVTQNSILQCFFSCAGIQKDINLGITVYQPPEQVIVELQPAWVAVDEAFTVTCHVPSVTPLENLTLILLQDNQELHRKNFRSLAMASQRAEVTINVKAQREDDRCNFSCHAELDLNSHGGGLFHSNSALQVLRIFEFSQSPKIWVSSLLEVGMAETVSCEVARVFPAEEVMIHMFLGDQELSPFLFWEGDTIWANATVRAMEIGDQELSCLTSLGPMEQRTSQPVHVYSFPPPILEIEEMNPLAGTEINVTCSGHILTSPSPTLRLQGAPDLPAPGEPAWLSLTTSEEDDGRNLSCEASLEVQGQQLSKTTVIQLHVLYKPRFEESGCPGNQTWLEGMEQMLACVPKGNPTPVLMCTWNGTVFDLEVPQKATQNHSRTYCCTATNQLGSVSKDVAVLVEGLDEGVSSTILVIIIVALGAGVMVITVALYLNYRSCKKERRKLPYRQKEKNKEEESQFAVQQAGKHNKHNC is encoded by the exons ATGGTCAACTGCAGCACTAGCTGTCCAGACCCAGGACCCGGTGGAATTGAAACCTTATTAAAGAAAACCCAGGTGGGCAACGGGCCTCAGTGGAAGGAGTTTCTGCTGGAAGATGTCACACAGAATTCCATCCTGCAGTGCTTCTTCTCTTGTGCAGGGATCCAAAAGGATATAAACCTTGGCATCACTGTGTACC AGCCACCAGAGCAGGTGATCGTGGAGCTGCAGCCTGCGTGGGTGGCCGTGGATGAAGCTTTCACAGTGACATGTCATGTGCCCAGTGTCACACCCCTGGAGAACCTCACCCTTATCCTTCTCCAGGATAACCAAGAACTACACCGGAAGAATTTTAGGAGCTTAGCTATGGCTTCCCAGAGAGCTGAGGTCACCATCAACGTCAAAGCCCAAAGAGAGGATGACAGGTGCAATTTCTCCTGCCATGCAGAACTGGACCTGAATTCACATGGTGGGGGGCTCTTTCACAGCAACTCAGCCCTCCAGGTACTCCGAATCTTTG AATTTTCTCAGAGCCCCAAAATCTGGGTCTCTTCACTTCTGGAGGTTGGGATGGCAGAAACGGTGAGCTGCGAGGTGGCTAGGGTGTTCCCAGCTGAAGAAGTGATGATCCACATGTTCCTGGGAGACCAGGAGCTTAGCCCCTTTCTCTTCTGGGAAGGAGACACAATATGGGCCAATGCCACCGTTCGGGCCATGGAGATTGGTGATCAGGAGTTGTCTTGCCTTACATCTCTGGGTCCAATGGAACAGAGAACAAGTCAGCCAGTGCATGTCTATA GCTTCCCTCCACCAATCCTGGAGATAGAAGAAATGAACCCATTGGCAGGGACAGAAATTAACGTGACCTGCTCGGGGCATATTTTAACATCCCCCAGCCCTACTCTGCGGCTTCAGGGAGCCCCAGATCTTCCTGCGCCTGGGGAGCCTGCCTGGCTTTCACTTACCACCAGTGAGGAAGATGATGGCCGGAATTTATCCTGTGAGGCCTCTTTGGAGGTTCAGGGTCAGCAGTTGAGCAAAACCACTGTGATCCAACTCCATGTCTTGT ACAAGCCACGCTTTGAGGAATCTGGTTGCCCTGGCAACCAGACCTGGCTGGAAGGGATGGAGCAGATGCTTGCCTGTGTCCCAAAGGGAAACCCTACACCGGTCTTGATGTGTACCTGGAACGGCACAGTCTTTGACCTTGAAGTGCCACAGAAGGCAACCCAGAACCACTCTAGAACCTACTGCTGCACAGCCACCAACCAGCTGGGCTCTGTCAGCAAAGACGTTGCGGTCCTTGTTGAAG GACTGGATGAAGGAGTCAGTTCCACCATCTTGGTGATTATTATTGTCGCCCTTGGAGCGGGCGTGATGGTGATCACCGTAGCACTGTATCTAAACTATC
- the PSMC5 gene encoding 26S proteasome regulatory subunit 8 isoform X2, whose product MELEEGKAGSGLRQYYLSKIEELQLIVNDKSQNLRRLQAQRNELNAKVRLLREELQLLQEQGSYVGEVVRAMDKKKVLVKVHPEGKFVVDVDKNIDINDVTPNCRVALRNDSYTLHKILPNKVDPLVSLMMVEKVPDSTYEMIGGLDKQIKEIKEVIELPVKHPELFEALGIAQPKGVLLYGPPGTGKTLLARAVAHHTDCTFIRVSGSELVQKFIGEGARMVRELFVMAREHAPSIIFMDEIDSIGSSRLEGGSGGDSEVQRTMLELLNQLDGFEATKNIKVIMATNRIDILDSALLRPGRIDRKIEFPPPNEEARLDILKIHSRKMNLTRGINLRKIAELMPGASGAEVKGVCTEAGMYALRERRVHVTQEDFEMAVAKVMQKDSEKNMSIKKLWK is encoded by the exons ATGGAGCTGGAAGAGGGGAAGGCAGGCAGTGGACTCCGCCAATATTATCTGTCCAAGATTGAAGAACTCCAG CTGATTGTGAATGATAAGAGCCAAAATCTCCGGAGGCTACAGGCACAGAGGAATGAGCTTAATGCAAAAG TTCGCCTGCTGCGGGAGGAGCTACAGCTGCTGCAGGAACAGGGCTCCTACGTGGGGGAAGTAGTCCGGGCCATGGATAAGAAGAAAGTGCTAGTCAAG GTACATCCTGAGGGCAAGTTTGTCGTCGACGTGGACAAGAACATCGACATCAATGAC GTGACACCCAATTGCCGGGTGGCCCTCAGAAATGATAGCTACACTCTGCACAAGATCCTGCCCAACAAGGTGGACCCGCTGGTGTCGCTGATGATGGTGGAGAAGGTCCCAGACTCAACTTACGAGATGATTGGTGGACTGGACAAGCAGATCAAGGAGATCAAAGAAGTGATTGAGCTGCCTGTGAAGCACCCCGAGCTGTTTGAAGCGCTGGGCATCGCGCAGCCCAAG GGGGTACTGCTGTATGGACCCCCAGGCACGGGGAAGACGCTGCTGGCCCGGGCCGTGGCGCATCATACAGACTGCACCTTCATTCGTGTCTCTGGCTCTGAATTGGTACAGAAATTCATCGGGGAAG GGGCGCGGATGGTGAGGGAGCTGTTTGTCATGGCCCGAGAACACGCTCCGTCTATCATCTTCATGGATGAAATTGACTCCATTGGCTCCTCGAGGCTGGAGGGGGGCTCTGGAGGGGACAGTGAAGTCCAGCGCACTATGCTGGAGCTGCTCAACCAGCTGGATGGCTTTGAGGCCACCAAGAATATCAAG GTTATCATGGCAACTAATAGGATTGACATCCTAGACTCGGCGCTGCTCCGCCCAGGGCGCATAGACAGAAAAATTGAATTCCCACCCCCCAACGAGGAG GCCCGGCTGGACATTTTGAAGATCCATTCTCGGAAAATGAACCTGACCCGGGGGATCAACCTGAGAAAAATTGCTGAGCTCATGCCAGGAGCGTCAGGGGCTGAAGTGAAG GGCGTGTGTACCGAGGCTGGCATGTATGCGCTGCGGGAGCGTCGAGTCCACGTCACGCAGGAGGACTTTGAGATGGCAGTAGCTAAG GTCATGCAAAAGGACAGTGAGAAAAACATGTCCATCAAGAAACTATGGAAGTGA
- the SMARCD2 gene encoding SWI/SNF-related matrix-associated actin-dependent regulator of chromatin subfamily D member 2 isoform X1 — MSGRGAGGFPLPPLSPGGGAVAAALGAPPPPAGPGMLPGPALRGPGPAGGVGGPGAAAFRPMGPAGPAAQYQRPGMSPGSRMPMAGLQVGPPAGSPFGTAAPLRPGMPPTMMDPFRKRLLVPQAQPPMPAQRRGLKRRKMADKVLPQRIRELVPESQAYMDLLAFERKLDQTIARKRMEIQEAIKKPLTQKRKLRIYISNTFSPSKAEGDSAGTTGTPGGTPAGDKVASWELRVEGKLLDDPSKQKRKFSSFFKSLVIELDKELYGPDNHLVEWHRMPTTQETDGFQVKRPGDLNVKCTLLLMLDHQPPQYKLDPRLARLLGVHTQTRAAIMQALWLYIKHNQLQDGHEREYINCNRYFRQIFSCGRLRFSEIPMKLAGLLQHPDPIVINHVISVDPNDQKKTACYDIDVEVDDPLKAQMSNFLASTTNQQEIASLDVKIHETIESINQLKTQRDFMLSFSTDPQDFIQEWLRSQRRDLKIITDVIGNPEEERRAAFYHQPWAQEAVGRHIFAKVQQRRQELEQVLGIRLT; from the exons ATGTCGGGCCGTGGCGCGGGCGGGTTCCCGCTGCCCCCGCTGAGCCCTGGCGGCGGCGCGGTTGCCGCGGCCCTGGGAGCGCCGCCTCCGCCAGCGGGACCCGGCATGTTGCCCGGACCGGCGCTCAGGGGGCCCGGGCCGGCTGGAGGCGTGGGGGGCCCCGGGGCCGCCGCCTTCCGCCCCATGGGCCCCGCGGGCCCGGCGGCGCAGTACCAG CGGCCTGGCATGTCCCCAGGGAGCCGGATGCCCATGGCTGGCTTGCAGGTGGGACCCCCTGCCGGCTCCCCCTTTGGCACAGCTGCTCCACTTCGACCTGGCATGCCACCCACCATGATGGACCCATTCCGAAAACGCCTGCTTGTGCCTCAGGCCCAGCCCCCGATGCCTGCCCAGCGCCGGGG GTTAAAGAGGAGGAAGATGGCAGATAAAGTTCTACCTCAGCGA atTCGGGAGCTTGTCCCAGAGTCTCAGGCGTACATGGACCTCTTGGCTTTTGAACGGAAGCTGGACCAGACCATTGCTCGAAAGCGGATGGAGATCCAGGAGGCCATCAAAAAGCCTCTGACG CAAAAACGAAAGCTGCGGATCTATATTTCGAATACATTCAGTCCCAGCAAGGCAGAAGGTGACAGTGCAGGAACCACAGGGACCCCCGGAGGAACCCCCGCAGGGGACAAGGTGGCTTCCTGGGAACTCCGAGTAGAGGGAAAACTGCTGGACGAC CCtagcaaacagaagaggaagttttcttccttctttaagaGCCTCGTCATTGAGCTGGACAAGGAACTGTACGGGCCTGACAACCACCTGGTGGAG tGGCACCGGATGCCCACCACCCAGGAGACAGACGGCTTCCAGGTGAAACGGCCCGGAGACCTGAACGTCAAGTGCACCCTCCTGCTCATGCTGGATCATCAG CCCCCCCAGTACAAGCTGGACCCCCGCCTGGCGAGGCTGCTGGGGGTGCACACTCAGACGAGGGCCGCCATCATGCAGGCCCTGTGGCTGTACATCAAACACAACCAGCTGCAGGACGGCCACGAGCGCGAGTACATCAACTGCAACCGCTACTTCCGCCAG ATCTTCAGCTGCGGCCGACTCCGTTTCTCTGAGATTCCCATGAAGCTGGCGGGGTTGCTGCAGCATCCAGACCCCATTGTCATCAACCACGTCATCAG CGTGGACCCAAACGACCAGAAGAAGACAGCCTGTTACGACATTGACGTGGAGGTGGATGACCCACTCAAGGCCCAGATGAGCAATTTTCTGGCCTCTACCACCAATCAGCAGGAGATCGCCTCCCTTGATGTCAAG ATCCACGAGACCATCGAGTCCATCAACCAgctgaagacccagagggatttcATGCTCAGTTTTAGCACTGACCCCCAGGACTTCATCCAGGAGTGGCTCCGTTCCCAGCGCCGGGACCTCAAG ATCATCACTGATGTGATTGGGAACCCGGAGGAGGAGAGGCGAGCAGCTTTCTACCACCAGCCCTGGGCCCAGGAAGCAGTGGGGAGGCACATCTTTGCCAAG GTGCAGCAGCGAAGGCAGGAACTGGAACAGGTGCTGGGAATCCGCCTGACCTAA